From a single Phalacrocorax aristotelis chromosome 1, bGulAri2.1, whole genome shotgun sequence genomic region:
- the ZMYM2 gene encoding zinc finger MYM-type protein 2 isoform X7 translates to MDTSPLGGLELSEHTPGLLGNTTMAAGLANVGNTFGGPPSSLVSRPNKFQNSPIEDDDDVVFIEPIQPPQNSTSLMADQRNAAFTSSRNEELQGNDCKMLPPPKDLNSQKGSISETIIIDDEEDIETNQGQEKNASSFNERKLPECKNRTNDMEFSASSFSRSKTKTGVGPFNPGRMNVAGDVFQNGESVTHHNPDSWISQSASFPRNQKQPGVDSLSPVASLPKQIFQPSAQQQQPSKQVKVTCANCKKPLQKGQTAYQRKGSAHLFCSTTCLSSFSHKPTPKKLCVMCRKDITTMKGTIVAQVDSSESFQEFCSTSCLSFYEDKQNPSKGVLNKSRCTICGKLTEIRHEVSFKNMTHKLCSDHCFNRYRMANGLIMNCCEHCGEYLPSKGAGNNILTVDGQQKRFCCQNCVGEYKQLYQKGQDRFPRY, encoded by the exons ATGGACACAAGTCCTCTGGGAGGATTAGAACTGTCTGAACATACTCCTGGTCTACTAGGGAATACCACCATGGCAGCAGGCCTTGCAAATGTAGGAAATACGTTTGGAGGTCCACCAAGTTCTTTAGTTTCTAGACCTAATAAATTTCAAAACTCGCCTATAGAAGATGACGATGATGTAGTTTTTATTGAACCTATACAACCTCCGCAAAATTCTACGTCACTGATGGCAGATCAGAGGAACGCTGCATTTACATCATCAAGAAACGAAGAACTTCAAGGGAATGATTGCAAAATGCTTCCTCCTCCAAAAGACTTAAATTCTCAAAAGGGGAGTATAAGTGAAACTATTATTATTGATGATGAAGAAGACATTGAAACAAATCAAGGACAAGAGAAGAATGCTTCCAGTTTTAATGAACGAAAACTTCCAGAGTGTAAAAATAGAACCAACGATATGGAATTCTCAGCTTCCAGTTTTTCAAGAAGTAAG ACCAAGACTGGTGTAGGACCTTTCAATCCTGGTAGAATGAACGTGGCTGGAGATGTATTTCAAAATGGAGAATCTGTGACTCATCATAATCCTG ATTCTTGGATATCCCAGTCAGCTTCCTTCCCTAGGAATCAGAAGCAACCAGGTGTAGATTCCTTGTCACCTGTAGCGTCACTTCCTAAACAGATTTTCCAGCCTTCtgcgcagcagcagcagccttccaAACAGGTTAAAGTCACATGTGCAAACTGCAAAAAGCCTTTACAAAAGGGACAGACTGCATATCAACGAAAAGGATCAGCTCACCTTTTTTGTTCTACTACCTGCCTCTCATCATTCTCACACAAACCCACTCCAAAGAAGCTTTGTGTTATGTGCAGAAA agaTATAACAACAATGAAAGGTACCATTGTTGCTCAAGTTGACTCAAGTGAGTCTTTCCAGGAGTTTTGCAGTACATCGTGTTTATCCTTCTATGAAGATAAACAGAATCCATCAAAAGGAGTTTTGAATAAATCAAGATGTACTATCTGTGGTAAACTAACTGAG aTTCGTCATGAagttagctttaaaaatatgactCATAAGCTGTGCAGTGACCATTGCTTCAATAGATACAGGATGGCAAATGGTTTAATTATGAATTGCTGTGAGCATTGCGGGGAGTATTTGCCCAGTAAAGGAGCTGGAAACAATATTCTTACTGTTGATGGTCAGCAGAAAAGATTCTGTTGTCAGAACTGCGTTGGTGAATACAAGCAG CTATACCAAAAGGGACAGGATAGGTTTCCAAGATACTAA